One window from the genome of Crassostrea angulata isolate pt1a10 chromosome 2, ASM2561291v2, whole genome shotgun sequence encodes:
- the LOC128171788 gene encoding D-beta-hydroxybutyrate dehydrogenase-like: MELQGRTALVTGFAGAIGSVIAKSLANAGCDVIGVDKVKHDIVRMSIDEIKAESKRDLKYFQCDLLNKEDIHKVFQDLKSGDVDILVNAAGRLSINRVEDLSDDVWDEDIGVNLTAPFVLIKLVIGLMKEKGWGRIINISSSLGIKATGSISSYIASKTGLIGLTRAVAVECADKGVTCNAICPTVVDTPFITSFMEHQQKATGKSYEETKEAARQSHPTKQFTTPEQIADLVVFLCSPEGQNMTGTAIPIDGGITIA, translated from the exons ATGGAACTTCAAGGCAGAACAGCACTTGTGACGGGCTTTGCTGGCGCCATTGGATCGGTGATTGCTAAATCTTTAGCGAACGCCGGATGTGACGTCATTGGGGTGGACAAAGTGAAACATGATATTGTACGGATGTCCATCGATGAAATAAAAGCAGA AAGTAAACGAGATCTTAAATACTTCCAATGCGACCTTTTAAACAAAGAAGACATCCATAAGGTTTTCCAAGATCTGAAGTCTGGAGATGTTGACATTTTAGTTAATGCAGCTG GTCGATTATCAATCAACAGGGTTGAAGATTTGTCTGATGATGTTTGGGATGAAGATATAGGCGTCAATTTGACTGCACCATTCGTATTGATAAAACTGGTTATTGgcttaatgaaagaaaaag gTTGGGGAAgaattataaacatttcttcAAGTTTGGGAATAAAGGCAACAGGAAGTATATCAAGTTATATTGCCTCTAAGACTGGTCTTATTGGACTCACGAGg GCAGTTGCTGTAGAGTGTGCAGATAAAGGCGTGACATGTAACGCCATCTGTCCTACGGTTGTGGACACACCAT TTATAACATCTTTTATGGAACACCAACAGAAAGCTACGGGAAAGAGCTACGAGGAAACAAAG GAGGCGGCTAGACAGTCACACCCAACAAAACAGTTTACTACACCTGAACAG ATAGCTGACTTAGTGGTGTTCCTTTGTTCCCCAGAAGGTCAGAATATGACTGGGACAGCTATTCCCATAGATGGCGGAATAACCATCGCCTAA